The proteins below are encoded in one region of Vicia villosa cultivar HV-30 ecotype Madison, WI unplaced genomic scaffold, Vvil1.0 ctg.001052F_1_1, whole genome shotgun sequence:
- the LOC131632915 gene encoding geraniol 8-hydroxylase-like, which translates to MSSEMYFATTMFLLFLSYIAITLFSRTNKHINLPPGPSLLTLLRSATEFELGKQKPQHLLAQYSKIYGPIMHLKLGQITTFVISSPEIAQEVLQTHDLFLSDRTIPQAVAVLDHQHFSLPFMPACDLWRDLKKICKNHLFASKTLDASYQLRCNKLQDFLCDIDRSSIRGEAVDIGRAAFKTTLNFLSNTFFSRDFANSAGETDEYKDIIENLVRVIGTPNLVDFFPALGMFDPQGIKGTSATYLEKLLQIIDSYTTKRLKLREDENYVPNDDMLDMLLNISKENGQKMDNTKIKHLFLDLFVAGTDTTSYTIERAMAELVHNPHVMSKAKEELEQVIGIGNSIDESDITKLPYLQAVVKETLRLHPSAPLLLPRKARKDVKICGYTIPQGSQILVNEWAMGRNPSIWNNPNMFSPERFLGSEINFKGQYFQFTPFGGGRRMCPGMPLAIRMLHTMLGSLINSFDWKKENGDRDVDQPLRAIPIRVKKV; encoded by the exons ATGAGTTCAGAAATGTATTTTGCAACCACAATGTTCCTCCTCTTTTTATCATACATTGCTATAACATTATTCAGTAGAACCAACAAACATATCAATCTTCCACCAGGGCCTTCACTTCTTACCCTTTTGCGAAGTGCTACTGAATTTGAATTAGGAAAACAAAAACCTCAACACTTGTTAGCCCAATATTCCAAAATATATGGCCCAATAATGCATTTGAAGTTAGGTCAAATAACAACCTTTGTGATTTCATCACCAGAAATTGCACAAGAAGTGCTTCAAACTCATGATCTCTTCCTCTCAGACCGAACTATTCCTCAAGCCGTAGCAGTCCTTGATCATCAGCATTTTAGCTTACCCTTTATGCCAGCTTGCGATCTTTGGAGAGACCTTAAGAAAATATGCAAAAACCATCTGTTTGCCAGCAAAACACTTGATGCTAGTTATCAACTAAGGTGCAACAAGCTTCAAGACTTTTTATGTGATATTGATAGAAGCAGTATAAGGGGTGAAGCAGTAGATATTGGAAGAGCTGCTTTTAAGACTACATTGAATTTTTTGTCAAACACTTTCTTCTCTAGGGATTTTGCTAATTCTGCTGGTGAAACCGATGAGTATAAAGATATAATTGAAAATCTTGTGAGAGTCATTGGAACACCAAACTTGGTTGATTTTTTTCCTGCTTTAGGGATGTTTGATCCACAAGGTATTAAAGGAACATCAGCTACTTATCTTGAAAAGTTGTTGCAAATTATTGATTCTTATACTACAAAAAGATTGAAGTTAAGAGAAGACGAAAATTACGTCCCAAATGATGACATGTTAGACATGCTTCTCAACATCTCTAAAGAGAATGGTCAAAAGATGGACAACACAAAGATTAAACATTTGTTTCTG GATTTATTTGTTGCGGGGACCGATACAACTTCTTACACAATAGAACGAGCCATGGCTGAACTAGTTCACAATCCACATGTAATGTCAAAAGCTAAAGAAGAGCTTGAGCAAGTAATTGGTATAGGAAATTCAATTGACGAATCAGATATTACGAAACTCCCATATTTGCAAGCAGTAGTAAAAGAAACATTACGTTTGCATCCATCTGCTCCACTTTTACTACCAAGGAAAGCTAGGAAAGATGTAAAAATTTGTGGATACACTATTCCACAAGGGTCACAGATTCTAGTTAATGAATGGGCCATGGGAAGAAATCCTAGTATTTGGAATAATCCAAATATGTTTTCTCCTGAAAGGTTTCTTGGGTCGGAAATTAATTTTAAGGGCCAATACTTTCAATTCACACCATTTGGTGGTGGGAGAAGAATGTGTCCTGGCATGCCACTTGCTATACGAATGTTACATACAATGTTAGGATCATTGATTAATTCTTTTGACTGGAAAAAGGAAAATGGAGACAGAGACGTTGATCAACCATTGAGAGCTATTCCTATTAGAGTTAAAAAAGTATAA